The following proteins come from a genomic window of Tenebrio molitor chromosome 9, icTenMoli1.1, whole genome shotgun sequence:
- the Mhc gene encoding myosin heavy chain, muscle isoform X45, protein MPKPVVQEGDDPDPTPYLFVSLEQKRIDQTKPYDAKKSCWVPDEKEGFVLGEIKGTKGDLVTVGLPGGEEKNFKKDQVTQVNPPKYEKAEDMSNLTYLNDASVLHNLKQRYYNQLIYTYSGLFCVAINPYKRFPVYTNRCAKLYRGKRRNEVPPHIFAISDGAYVNMLTNHENQSMLITGESGAGKTENTKKVIAYFATVGASSKKTEEQSKKGNLEDQVVQTNPVLEAFGNAKTVRNDNSSRFGKFIRIHFGPTGKLAGADIETYLLEKARVISQQSLERSYHIFYQIMSGAVPGLKDMCNLSSDIYQYHFVSQGKITIPNVDDAEELMLTDQAFDVLGFTQEEKDNIYRITASVMHMGCMKFKQRGREEQAECDGTEEGERVAKLLGVEAPALYNALCKPRIKVGAEFVTQGRNVNQVSYSVGAMSKAMFDRVFKYLVKKCNETLDTKQKRQHFIGVLDIAGFEIFDYNGFEQLCINFTNEKLQQFFNHHMFVLEQEEYKKEGIQWTFIDFGMDLLACIDLIEKPMGILSILEEESMFPKATDKTFEEKLNTNHLGKSPNFLKPKPPKPGQQAAHFAIGHYAGNVPYNITGWLEKNKDPLNDTVVDLFKKGTNKLLVDIFADHPGQSGAPDAGGGKGGKRPKGSAFQTVSSLYREQLNNLMATLRSTQPHFVRCIIPNELKQPGVIDSHLVMHQLTCNGVLEGIRICRKGFPNRMVYPDFKLRYKILNPVAVTKEPDPQKCAGFILEATGLDSDLYRLGHTKVFFRAGVLGQMEELRDERLGKIVTWMQSWVRGYLSRKEFKKLQEQRLALQVCQRNLRKYLKLRTWPWYKLWQKVKPLLNVTRIEDEIAKLEEKAAKAQEAYEREAKAKKELEGLYSKLLAEKTDLLSSLEGEKGSLSEVQERANKLQAQKSDLESQLSETQDRLSQEEDARNQLTQQKKKLEQEISGYKKDIEDIELNLQKSEQDKATKDHQIRNLNDEIAHQDELINKLNKEKKLSGESSQKIAEELQAAEDKVNHLNKVKAKLEQTLDELEDSLEREKKLRGDVEKSKRKVEGDLKLTQEAVADLERNKKELEQTIQRKDKEISSLTAKLEDEQSVVGKLQKQIKELQARIEELEEEVEAERQARAKAEKQRADLARELEELGERLEEAGGATSAQIELNKKREAELAKLRRDLEESNIQHEGTLANLRKKHNDAVSEMGEQIDQLNKLKAKAEKEKAAYFGELNDLRASVDHLANEKAAVEKVSKQLQQQLNDVQGKLDETNRTLNDFDAAKKKLSIENSDLLRQLEEAESQVSQLSKIKVSLTTQLEDTKRLADEEGRERATLLGKFRNLEHDLDNIREQVEEEAEAKADIQRQLSKSNAEAQLWRQKYESEGIARSEELEEAKRKLQARLAEAEETIESLNQKVVALEKTKQRLTTEVEDLQIEVDRANAIASAAEKKQKAFDKIIGEWKLKVDDLAAELDASQKECRNYSTELFRLKGAYEEGQEQLEAVRRENKNLADEVKDLLDQIGEGGRNIHEIEKARKRLEAEKDELQAALEEAEAALEQEENKVLRSQLELSQVRQEIDRRIQEKEEEFENTRKNHQRALDSMQASLEAEAKGKAEALRMKKKLEADINELEIALDHANKANAEAQKTIKRYQQQLKDTQTALEEEQRARDEAREQLGISERRANALQNELEESRTLLEQADRARRQAEQELGDAHEQLNDLSAQNSSLSAAKRKLETELQTLHSDLDELLNEAKNSEEKAKKAMVDAARLADELRAEQDHAQTQEKLRKALETQIKDLQVRLDEAEANALKGGKKLIQKLEQRVRELENELDSEQRRHADAQKNLRKSERRIKELSFQAEEDRKNHERMQDLVDKLQQKIKTYKRQIEEAEEIAALNLAKFRKAQQELEEAEERADLAEQAIAKFRAKGRGGSAARGGSPAPSKPRLPISLE, encoded by the exons ATGCCTAAACCAGTGGTCCAAGAGGGGGACGATCCAGATCCGACCCCGTACTTGTTCGTTTCTCTTGAACAGAAACGTATCGACCAGACCAAGCCCTACGATGCCAAGAAATCATGCTGGGTCCCGGACGAAAAGGAGGGTTTCGTACTTGGTGAGATCAAGGGGACGAAGGGCGATCTCGTCACCGTCGGACTCCCCGGCGGAGAG GAGAAGAACTTCAAGAAGGACCAAGTGACCCAAGTCAACCCGCCCAAATACGAGAAAGCTGAGGATATGTCCAATTTGACATACCTCAACGACGCTTCCGTATTGCATAATCTCAAGCAAAGATACTATAACCAACTTATCTAT ACTTACTCTGGTCTTTTCTGCGTCGCTATCAACCCCTACAAGCGCTTCCCCGTCTACACCAACCGCTGCGCCAAGTTGTACCGTGGCAAGAGGCGTAATGAAGTCCCACCCCATATCTTCGCCATTTCTGACGGTGCCTACGTTAACATGTTGACCA ACCACGAGAATCAATCTATGTTGATTAC TGGTGAGTCTGGTGCCGGAAAAACTGAGAACACGAAGAAGGTAATTGCCTACTTCGCCACTGTCGGCGCTTCATCTAAGAAAACTGAAGAACAATCCAAGAAGGGTAACTTGGAAGATCAGGTCGTACAAACTAACCCTGTACTTGAAGCCTTCGGTAACGCCAAGACCGTGCGTAATGACAACTCTTCACGTTTC GGTAAATTCATCCGTATCCACTTCGGTCCAACTGGTAAACTGGCCGGTGCTGATATTGAGACTT ATCTACTCGAGAAAGCTCGTGTCATCTCCCAACAGTCCCTGGAGAGATCCTACCACATCTTCTACCAGATCATGTCTGGTGCCGTCCCTGGACTTAAGG aCATGTGCAATCTTTCAAGCGACATCTACCAATATCACTTCGTGTCTCAAGGCAAAATTACAATTCCTAACGTTGATGACGCCGAAGAGTTGATGCTGACTGAT CAAGCCTTCGACGTTCTGGGTTTCACCCAAGAGGAGAAGGACAACATCTACAGAATCACTGCCTCTGTAATGCACATGGGTTGCATGAAGTTCAAACAAAGAGGTCGTGAAGAGCAGGCTGAATGTGACGGTACCGAG GAAGGTGAACGCGTCGCCAAACTGTTGGGTGTTGAAGCCCCCGCTTTGTACAACGCTCTTTGCAAGCCCAGGATCAAGGTCGGTGCCGAGTTCGTCACCCAGGGTCGTAATGTCAACCAGGTCTCCTATTCCGTGGGTGCCATGTCGAAGGCCATGTTCGACAGGGTTTTCAAATATCTCGTCAAGAAGTGTAACGAGACCCTTGACACCAAACAGAAGAGACAGCACTTCATCGGTGTACTGGATATCGCCGGTTTCGAAATCTTCGAC TACAACGGTTTTGAACAACTGTGTATTAACTTTACCAATGAGAAACTTCAACAATTCTTTAACCATCACATGTTCGTACTCGAGCAAGAAGAGTACAAGAAAGAGGGTATCCAATGGACATTTATTGATTTTGGCATGGATTTGTTAGCCTGTATTGATTTGATTGAAAAG CCTATGGGTATCTTGTCCATCCTTGAAGAAGAGTCTATGTTCCCCAAGGCCACTGACAAGACTTTTGAGGAGAAATTGAACACCAACCACTTGGGCAAATCTCCCAACTTCTTGAAGCCCAAACCACCAAAGCCTGGCCAACAAGCTGCTCACTTCGCCATCGGCCATTACGCCGGCAAC GTACCCTACAATATCACCGGTTGGTTGGAGAAGAACAAGGACCCCTTGAACGACACCGTGGTCGACTTGTTCAAGAAGGGCACCAACAAACTCTTGGTGGACATCTTCGCGGATCATCCTGGTCAATCTGGTGCTCCCGATGCTGGTGGCGGCAAGG GTGGCAAGAGACCTAAAGGTTCAGCTTTCCAGACTGTATCAAGTTTATACAGG GAACAATTGAACAACTTGATGGCCACCTTGCGCTCTACCCAGCCGCATTTCGTCCGTTGCATCATTCCCAATGAATTGAAACAGCCCGGAGTCATCGACTCTCATCTTGTCATGCACCAGCTGACTTGCAACGGTGTACTTGAAGGAATTCGTATTTGCAGAAAAGGTTTCCCCAACAGGATGGTTTACCCCGACTTCAAACTTCG TTACAAGATCTTGAACCCGGTAGCCGTTACCAAGGAACCCGATCCACAGAAATGTGCCGGTTTCATTTTGGAAGCCACAGGTCTCGATTCGGACCTTTACCGTTTAGGTCACACCAAG GTCTTCTTCCGCGCCGGTGTCCTGGGTCAAATGGAGGAGCTTCGCGACGAGCGTCTTGGCAAGATCGTCACCTGGATGCAATCTTGGGTACGCGGTTACCTCTCCAGGAAAGAGTTCAAGAAGTTGCAAGAACAGCGCTTGGCTCTCCAAGTGTGCCAGAGGAACTTGCGCAAGTACCTCAAGCTTCGCACCTGGCCCTGGTACAAGTTGTGGCAGAAAGTCAAGCCTCTCCTCAACGTCACCCGCATCGAGGATGAGATTGCG AAACTGGAGGAGAAAGCTGCCAAGGCCCAAGAAGCATACGAACGCGAGGCCAAAGCCAAGAAGGAATTGGAGGGACTCTACTCCAAACTCTTGGCAGAAAAGACTGATCTTCTCTCCTCTCTCGAAGGCGAAAAGGGATCCCTTTCCGAGGTCCAGGAGAGAGCCAACAAGCTCCAAGCCCAAAAGAGCGATCTTGAAAGTCAATTATCC GAAACTCAAGACCGTCTCAGCCAGGAGGAAGATGCACGCAACCAACTGACGCaacagaaaaagaaattggagCAAGAAATCTCCGGTTACAAGAAGGACATCGAAGATATTGAGCTCAACCTCCAGAAATCCGAGCAGGACAAAGCCACCAAGGACCACCAGATCAGAAACTTGAACGATGAGATCGCCCACCAAGATGAACTCATCAACAAGCTCAACAAGGAGAAGAAACTCTCCGGCGAGAGCAGCCAAAAGATCGCTGAGGAGCTCCAAGCCGCCGAAGACAAAGTCAATCACTTGAACAAAGTCAAGGCTAAGCTCGAGCAGACCCTCGACGAATTGGAGGACTCCCTCGAGCGCGAGAAGAAACTCCGCGGTGACGTGGAGAAGTCCAAGCGCAAGGTTGAAGGCGATCTCAAGCTGACCCAGGAAGCCGTGGCCGATCTCGAACGCAACAAGAAGGAACTCGAACAGACCATCCAACGCAAAGACAAGGAGATCTCATCTCTCACTGCCAAACTCGAAGACGAACAATCCGTTGTGGGCAAACTCCAGAAACAAATCAAGGAACTCCAGGCCAGGATCGAGGAACTCGAAGAGGAAGTCGAAGCCGAACGTCAAGCTCGCGCCAAGGCTGAGAAGCAACGCGCCGATTTGGCCAGGGAACTCGAGGAACTCGGCGAGCGTCTCGAGGAAGCCGGCGGTGCCACCTCCGCTCAAATCGAACTCAACAAGAAACGCGAAGCCGAACTTGCCAAACTCAGGAGGGACTTGGAAGAATCCAACATCCAACACGAAGGTACTCTCGCCAATCTCAGGAAGAAGCACAACGATGCCGTTTCCGAGATGGGTGAACAAATCGACCAACTCAACAAACTCAAGGCTAA GGCTGAAAAAGAAAAGGCTGCATACTTTGGGGAACTTAACGACCTCCGTGCCTCCGTCGACCATTTGGCTAACGAAAAG GCTGCCGTCGAAAAAGTATCTAAGCAACTCCAACAACAACTCAATGACGTCCAAGGCAAACTCGATGAAACCAACCGCACTCTCAACGACTTCGATGCCGCCAAGAAGAAGCTCTCCATCGAAAACTCTGACCTCCTCCGCCAACTCGAAGAAGCCGAATCTCAAGTCTCTCAACTCAGCAAGATCAAGGTCTCCCTCACCACCCAATTGGAAGACACCAAGAGGCTCGCCGACGAAGAAGGTCGCGAACGCGCCACTCTCCTCGGCAAATTCCGCAACTTGGAACACGACTTGGACAACATCCGCGAACAAGTTGAAGAGGAAGCCGAAGCTAAGGCCGACATCCAACGCCAACTCAGCAAGTCCAACGCTGAAGCTCAACTCTGGCGCCAGAAATACGAATCCGAAGGTATCGCCCGCTCTGAAGAACTCGAAGAGGCCAAGAGGAAACTCCAGGCCCGTCTCGCTGAAGCCGAAGAGACCATCGAGTCCCTCAACCAGAAGGTTGTAGCTTTGGAGAAGACCAAGCAGCGATTGACCACCGAAGTCGAAGATTTGCAAATCGAAGTCGACAGGGCTAACGCCATTGCCAGCGCTGCCGAGAAGAAACAGAAGGCCTTCGACAAGATCATCGGAGAATGGAAGCTCAAGGTTGACGATTTGGCCGCCGAGCTCGACGCCAGCCAGAAGGAATGCCGCAACTACTCCACCGAATTGTTCAGGCTCAAGGGAGCTTACGAAGAGGGACAGGAACAACTCGAAGCTGTCCGCCGCGAGAACAAGAACTTGGCCGACGAAGTCAAGGATCTCCTCGACCAAATCGGCGAAGGTGGCCGCAACATCCACGAGATCGAGAAGGCCAGGAAACGCTTGGAAGCCGAGAAAGACGAACTCCAAGCCGCCTTGGAGGAAGCCGAAGCCGCCCTCGAACAAGAAGAGAACAAAGTGTTGCGCAGCCAACTCGAGTTGTCTCAAGTCCGCCAAGAGATCgaccgccgcatccaagagaAAGAGGAGGAATTCGAAAACACCCGCAAGAATCATCAACGCGCTCTCGACTCCATGCAAGCCTCCCTCGAAGCCGAAGCCAAAGGCAAGGCTGAGGCTCTTCGCATGAAGAAGAAGTTGGAAGCCGACATCAACGAGCTCGAAATCGCCTTGGACCACGCCAACAAG GCCAACGCCGAGGCCCAGAAGACCATCAAGCGCTACCAACAACAGCTCAAGGACACCCAGACCGCCCTCGAGGAGGAACAACGTGCCCGCGACGAAGCCCGCGAACAACTCGGCATCTCTGAGCGCCGCGCCAACGCCCTCCAGAACGAACTCGAAGAGAGCCGCACTCTCTTGGAACAAGCCGACCGCGCTCGCCGCCAAGCCGAGCAAGAATTGGGTGACGCCCACGAGCAACTCAACGACCTGTCCGCCCAGAACTCGTCTCTCTCCGCTGCCAAGAGGAAACTCGAGACCGAGCTCCAGACCCTCCACTCTGACCTCGACGAACTCCTGAACGAGGCCAAGAACTCCGAAGAGAAGGCGAAGAAAGCCATGGTCGACGCCGCTCGTCTCGCCGACGAACTCCGCGCCGAACAAGACCACGCCCAGACCCAGGAGAAACTCCGCAAGGCTCTCGAGACCCAGATCAAGGATCTCCAAGTCCGTCTCGACGAGGCCGAAGCCAACGCCCTCAAGGGAGGCAAGAAGCTGATCCAGAAACTCGAACAGCGCGTCAGGGAGTTGGAGAACGAATTGGACAGCGAACAGAGGAGACACGCCGACGCCCAGAAGAACTTGAGGAAATCGGAGCGCCGCATCAAGGAGCTGAGCTTCCAAGCCGAGGAAGACCGCAAGAACCACGAACGCATGCAGGATCTCGTCGACAAGTTGCAACAAAAGATCAAGACCTACAAGAGGCAGATCGAGGAAGCCGAAGAAATCGCCGCCCTCAACTTGGCTAAATTCCGCAAGGCTCAACAGGAGTTGGAGGAAGCCGAGGAACGTGCCGACCTCGCTGAACAGGCCATCGCTAAATTCCGCGCGAAGGGACGTGGGGGATCCGCCGCCAGGGGAGGCAGCCCAGCG CCGAGCAAGCCTCGTTTACCCATTTCGCTGGAGTAA